The DNA region CTCACAATTAGCCCCATCTTTTAATCTTAGCTTGCAATTATAACCCATTGTGTATCCCACATTACCATATGCACTGCACAAGCCATTCAGATAAAATCAATTTATATTCTAAATAAGTGTAATACAAAATTGagttatatttatttttcctataaaaaattaattagtatttatatataagtatctcttaatttatatttaaaaatttaataaataaatacattgttaacactgttaaaattattttgttaaattcaaattcattacaatgttattttttttatttacaatattACCAAGtggatatttttcttatttcaaaaggtcacatcaataaatttaataaaaaaattaacggtattaacaattaaatttgaattttaaaatatttgaaaataaaaatatagaaactaaattctgaatttgtgaaaaataaataaacttacgGCATATTTTAACAGAAAAAATAGACAGAATTAAAGAGGTGTGCTTACCTGATCACCTCAAACACAATATTGAAGGGAGTGAAATTAAGGGGATCTTCTTTCATACTTTTCCTCTCTGTTATGCAAATAAGAATTACAAAAATGGAAATATAAGCAAGTTGTGATAataatttctttgcaatttttctttttctcttttgttgTTGATGTTGCTCTTCCTCATCATTTACAAATGGGAAGGATGTATAAGGAGGAAGATACCTGTTCAATAATAAAACAAAGGGGCAAAGAAATTTTTTCAGGGTCAgaattgagttttaaatttttaaagggttaaaatgttattttaccATTGTTATTGTCTATAGTCTTACAAATTTTAGAGGGactatatatgaaaattttcattGGGGGAGGAAGGTTCATACTTGCTCTGCATTAGAGTATAATcacaaattatatatgtttaaataattaaaaatagaattaattaaatcaatataGAATACAGGCGAGTAGAAAATTAGAAATTATTGGAACCCAGACAAAGATAAATTTGGACAGCGCCACTCATAATGAGATTTAAACCCATAATAAATTTGGGAGAGAATTAATGCATGGTGAGACTCGAACATGAGACAATAGTATTCTTAATACCGCAACATTACCATTATTAATAAATGATCAATtttaaaactatacatgaactttggtttaatatgcaattttatacatgaaattttgatttaatctaatTCTCACAAATTATCAACACAATTGttgatataacattattttatagttatatatttcatacacaaataattatatttatccaatgtAAAAATAAactgatttatttatttctttaaatgtatatgactgaatcaaaattaaagtttcatgtatacatttgaatCATAATCAAAGTTTCACGTGTGTAATTgtaccaaatcaaaatttatgtataattttaagatctGGCcctattaataaatataaatgtatagttatggatgaaaatttatttgttttaaatatgttataattaaaaaaaagtaaattaatataaaatattaataatatgtatatgtttaaataaataaaaatatctttttaaaagaaaaacatttattaattttaaaaaaattaatttctatgaacagtaaaaaaaacatgaaatattAAAACCAAACTATTCACTCACATCCAAAAACTCTTTTAAGAAAACCTTAcaattattaattttgatattataaaaatatattaagtgatccattttaataatttggaattataaaattaacaaccaaataaTTCTGATtccattttaatttataaaactaACACCCACATGATATAGAAATAAGACTGGcaaccataattttattttattcatagaAATAAGACTGGcaaccataattttattttattcaatcattGACAAAGGTTTTCAATTTAAGTCGGATTTTATTTTCCGATTAAATCTTAATTCAATTGATATATGCATTATTGTTAATGTAAGAGGACGTGGATTTGAATGCGttaaaacgcattatcctcctatttatgagttaagGAGGGACTATAGGTAATTCTAAATATTAGGTCAAAAACAatgtataaaacaaaatattaatttttaatctcCATAAAACTGACAAGTACATCTTAGCTAAAGAAATGGTTAAAATATCTAGGAGATCCCTGTATTATAGGGCTAAATCAAATTTAATCCAGTCCATATGATACAAGACCTTTTAGTTACATTCACCCTCTCCAATCtctcttaattttaaaattaaacaaattaatctTTCTCAAAAAATATTGGAGCAAATTAATTCATGTCGattttgaaagtgagcaattAAGGCATTAATATCTTTCGTCAAATTGTACCAATTTTACTAAGTTTATTAAATcatgaccaaattgatagaatgtataaattatgattatttaaatttattattataccagtcaaatttatgtaaaattgacaaaaaaattaatactgTGATTAATTGTCTTTAGTTGCATACTTTCAAAACTAACATAGATTAAATTAttctgatttttttaaatatatcaatttactTTATATTGAAATTGAGAGGGATTAAAGAggtattttttataaaagaaaaatgcaAGGGCATGTGAAGTGAGAGAGAGAGACTCACATGATGACGGTGATAACAATCAGTATGACGGTGGACATCGCCGGCAGGTTAACGATTGTTTCACCGGCTTGTCTCGTATTCACACTTTGAAACAACACCCCAATTGTTTTCTCGTAAGGATTCAACCCCTTCAACGATTTCGTGTTCCATTCCATGACAAAAAACAACACAACCTGAATCACCACAAACCCAAAAGCTGTGCCGACCAAACAAAACGAGCACCGTGTCGAAACCAAGTGATGGAACCCAATTTCCTTTGTGTTTTTCAACAAATAATCACAATAATCCCTCACTTTATTCACACATTTCCCTAAAACCCATATTGAAAATCTCAAACACGTAGGGAATAATGTGTTACCTAGAATAACAAAAGGGATTATTACAAGGAAGAGACCTGGGTTTTTGTTGAAGACCAACATGTTCTCATTTGTAGGAATGAAACCACAATTGGTGAAACTTGAAATAGTGGTGAAAATTGAGAATGTGAATAGGTTTAGTCCTTTGCTTTTTAGTGTCCTATGAGCATTTGAAACAAGGGATATATAAAGAAAAACCATGGCTATACCTAATAGGTTAATCACTAAAAGATAACCCAAAATGATAAAGCTTAAAAACATGATCGAATGGTGCAACAAATGTTCATCATTATTGAATGTGTTTTGAGCAATGAAAAGTCCAACCATGGAAGTGAATACCTCCCCACCTATGAACATCAAAATGCTCACTACAATGAGTTGGGGATTTGAAAGAATCTCCATTTCAATGGTGGACATACTCGATAATGTGGTTGCCGATACGGAGGTGAAAAAAAGATCAAGATTTCGAAGTTTAGAAAAATTTGTTCTCGGTTTCAAAACATTGAGACCCCAGAAACCCAGCAAAGAAATGATAAGAAGATAAAAATTACGAGTCCAAAATGGATTCACACTAAGGATGTGGCATACTCTATTGAGCTTTGATGAACTACAACCTAAGGGAGCTCTAAAATTTGACAtctttttttgaaaacaagaagAGTGGTTCATCTTGATATATCACATTtggggaattttttttttttttggaaaaagagCAAAGAAACTTGTTAGTAAAGATGACAGCTACccatattttatgttattaattgAAATGTTCATCAATCAATACTTTAAATAAGATGTGTAGGTGTTTTTTTGTGAGGAGTTTATTTGTTTATGTCAcagattattttatattaataaaatataagcaAGGGGGAGCCCAAGTTTGAAAGGTAATTTGGAGgtttttttgattaatttatagTGGTTAGTGCATGAGTTTTATGTATtgtaaaattaaatgttaataactttatttaaatataaattcgaTATTCAAAActcaatataaattttgaattctaaACTCAAACTACTACCTTGAGaaaaaggattgtatgaaactgtgatttcacGTCATCCCTATCCGTTTCTAATAGAAGAATGCCAAATCAAAATCTTTccaaacttgaaactcaatatcAACTCTCAACTCAActcaaaattcaagaaaaatataataattataattaatatttaattattttaaaataaaattagtagtatttatctaaattaaaaataaaaaaaatatgaagatctagacaaaaataaatttagatagcATCCTAATATGATGAAATTTTAACCCATAATAAATATGAAAGAGCAATCATGCATGACCAGATTCAAGCATGAGACTACAAAATTATCAAAACCTCAATTTTGCTATTTCAATCATGGCCTCATTagtttaaataaataagattttttttttaaaaaaaactatttttttataaattaaatggggtaaaaaaatgaataattgtttaatttattaattttaattacattttaacttatacaaatattttttttttgtatttctagAAAAAAGCCACAGAATATTAATGGTGATATTAtaaattgatattaaatgatTCCACTTtaatcattttgatttataaaattaccataaaaaataattctgATTCCATTTTAACTTATAAAAGTACCACCACCGACATGATATAGAAATAAGATTGGCCCAcataaattttgttttcaattttattcataaattactaaatcaattattaatatatatattccgtgcataaataattatatttatttaaaataagataaatcaatttattaatttctttaaatatatagggttgaattaatatcaaatttttatgtatatttttaaacacAATCAAAGTTTCGTGAGTATAATTGTATTAAATCAGGGTTCATGTATTAAATTTCACGttgaatcaaagtttatgtataatgTTATGATTTGTCGATCTAAGCATCCAATGTTGAGATATCAAGTGAGACAGtgatcatgattttttttaaaattcaaacctAGACTCAGTTTGACTCACACATCCAAataatctattttattattttaaaaaggtataataattaatttagttcttaacgtttatattttttgtcaatttagcttttaacctttcaaaaagagtcaaatcgtttttttaagggaaatgttgactaaaacattaaatttttaatgatgtttGAGAGGCAACCTGTGTGGTAGGCTATGTGTATTTTATGATAACATAacactatttattttatgttttacgtcaataaataattttaacattttagttcgAATTTCCGTTAAAAAAATTCGATTTTAGTCTTTTTAAAATGTCAATGATCAACTTTAgctaaaaaaaaagtcaaattgacAGAATATCATATATCTACTGTTATAGGCCAAATTTGGGCCGTTTTAAACTACTCAGCCCAGTTACATTTCCAAATTAAACCTAAAACTACCTATTTAACAACCCCATGCCCAAAACCCAAATACAACATAAACCCAACCTTAACCCATCAGACCCAATACAACAAACTCAATAACTAAACCTACCCAATACCTATTAGCCCAACTAAACCCAACACCCAATAGAAGCCCAAGACCCCAAACCCTAGCCTCTCTTTACCTAACCCTATGTTCGGCGCCGCACCAACCTTCTGCCATCTGACCAGCGCCGCACCAACACCAACCCTCTGCCACTGTCACCTCCACCATCCCTCTGTACCTGCAAGAAGGCAGAAAAGAAACAGCAGACAACACGAAATAGGAAAAGTTTGTATttcattcggctataaagccatcaaaagaaaatgtaaaaaggGTTCTAGGAGAAAAAGTTCAATCAAAGAGACAAAGAAAAACCATTCGATTTTTAGCAAATATTACATTCATCAGCATTTAAATACAATAACATCATCAAATCAGAGattgaagaaacaaaaagaaaaaacctaaggtaattctttatttttaatcattgttttgttttttcttccCTACACATAAATACTAAAAACGTTACAAACAtatatagaaaaaatataaaataaataaaaataaaaaattagaaattttacctCTCCGGCCATCGTGTACAGTGGCCGGCGCGGGTGCCGGAGAGGCTCCGGTGACCGGACCCTTGGCCGGAGTCCCACCGGAAATTGCTCTGCcctctctctctcttcttttttttttctttcccaaccccaaatgactttttttttatttaaaggctatttatagcccttgaaaacggcaccgttttgggtTTAAAACCCAGggcataaaacgacgtcgttttgccctgGGTCGGACCGACCCGACCCAACccgctaggatccgcgtgtttttttaaGGGAGGGGTTATTTTCGCGTTTAACCCCTCCGCTTTTGTCATAATTTGCAATTaaatcttttgtatttttttaatttggccctgaaGGTTTCCTTGTTTTACAATCTAACCCCTGTTAACGCGCAGCGTTTTGACCAAGGGTAATATTTCAGTTTTGGTCCCTTCAAATCTCTAGCGTGTTCAAATAAGCCCtctcctttctttttattttcaaattcgcCCAAGATTTCGTTTTCATTTCAAATTGAGtcctttttatatttaaattcattttcatatcatttttgttattttttatattattactgtttattattcctattattatttattatcaatgtATTATTATAGCTAATGtcattatttctaatatatatatgtatgacgtacatttttaaaatattataatatatttgtacaatatTGTTAgtaagttttttatatttttttatattaggtatacattatgtatttattttaataatacatcatatacatacccttttatattattctatatatatatgttattaatatcataatttgttgttatgtatatattttaatattgttagatatatatattttgtaatattgtatgtatatttctaataccattatttattataacatcattatatatatacgaaTCTATATAGTGTAcgaatagtttttttattatcatttctagtataaatatatatacataaatcatataagtttatatacatatcatacatgtttccttatttttatttttattaattatatatattattactattttatgtatatattttcatcTTTATTACTATTGTTGTTAATCTTAGTATATGTTttctgtatgtatgtatatatttcttgtatatatatatataggtatatatctATGTAGTATCGTAAtaggttttttattattattctcaaTGTGTATATACTCTGTAAATGTTTTagtactataatatatatatatgtttttattatatatatacattacgtATACGTATCTTTTCAATATTATATCTTCATATACGTCATATATATTTCTCATGCTATATTACATTTTACATATTATcttataaatacatgtatatatattatttttaactatcTTATGCACATTATTTTTAACTTACATTATGTATGTATCTCTCATATCATtagttgtatatattttttatgttaccttatatacatattatcttatattattattactaagtgTATTTTGTATTTGTTCATGATTTGTCTTTATTTctttcatatcattattattgtttttctaatgttctagtattccatgttaacaTTTTTCATTAATAATGTCATTGTTTGCATCTtcgatttattttaaattcttacattataaatatatattttttcatgatttaattaataattaaggcAATATACCGATTCAACATTAAGCCATCGAAtctcatcgctatgttggatagAATTTgacgactcgtgttaaaacggtatacccttctcaaaaaatgaaaatattaaaatttctcgTCTTTTCAATTGAATTACGACTGAAtgttatattgaactcgtattttttgaaaatcaagacaacacgtgtttataagataccaattttgggcgtcgcgagggtgctaataccttcctcgcgcgtaaccgactcccgaaccctaatttttctctggattttaacgtagacctaaactcagcctttatttgttttaataagagatctaataggtgtccgatcacacctaggaaaaaggatcggtggcgactccctgtttatttcaaaaatcaaacgtcaaatctcaaactttttttcaataaattgccacaattagcgaccaagctaagccaaaatttttacgtcgctacatctggcgactccactggggaaccgtatttttgagagtcgagtcgaattaaacgtgtgttgtcaaaattttcaaaattccttgttcaaattaatatttagtagtgatcctaaaattgtgtttttgaaaaatcatgcatttgcatcgtgttgtatatattcttttaacttgTTTTGTCCGGttgttttaaagctttaaattcttatggttttagttttggtttagtttttaaataaaacgtaaaggtttgtgagtttctccccacacaccatGCACGTGCAttcttgcataacatgagctctatacccgggctccgtccatttaagtgaaagtaaacgctatgtcttcgtgagttaactcgtccctccgcacaagctagtgaatactttcgggttacatatgacttatgctttcgtgagttaacttgtccctccgcagaGGCATTAGTAAATGTAATCCATCGAATtaaactcgtgagcctgtgatgggctacgactgaggtttcatactaatcttagtagatgacagtacggacaattcgagtacctatctagaaccgaaaccgcatatagtgaacagTACGAGtcacctaactagagccatgtcGAACCTTCGTCCGTTAAtggtcaccaaaataagtacacgggagaaaCGCCTCTTGTCTTTCATTTTCTTAACATTTACACCGTTTATGCAAAGGAACTGAATCAGGTAGCTTAATTTGTTTCTCAATTTATAATTGTTGTggttactaaccaagtttgtttgttttcattcttattttacatcatgcattataggcatcatattaggaaggtgttgactagagatttggttgccaaaaaatgagtttctaatggaagagttaattatacaaacaaccgagaaGAATGCTGTGGTTCGGGACTAGTTTCTAAAAACTCAGAAAGGaaaaggggatagtctagtggagggatgtattgctAATCTGCCCGAGCACATAACTGTGAATGTTCGCCAGAAaaaccttgaagatttggttcgggtttggaatcagtgggactcgAACACTAGGGGTATCCTCACCGAGAGATATGGAGACATAGCCAATTTGATTGCTGTCAACGTAGACGAACGATTGATTTAAGCCATGGTCAAATTTTGGGATCCGGCTTACCAATGTTTTACCTTCAATCTAGAAGAT from Gossypium hirsutum isolate 1008001.06 chromosome A04, Gossypium_hirsutum_v2.1, whole genome shotgun sequence includes:
- the LOC121228290 gene encoding probable cation transporter HKT6 codes for the protein MNHSSCFQKKMSNFRAPLGCSSSKLNRVCHILSVNPFWTRNFYLLIISLLGFWGLNVLKPRTNFSKLRNLDLFFTSVSATTLSSMSTIEMEILSNPQLIVVSILMFIGGEVFTSMVGLFIAQNTFNNDEHLLHHSIMFLSFIILGYLLVINLLGIAMVFLYISLVSNAHRTLKSKGLNLFTFSIFTTISSFTNCGFIPTNENMLVFNKNPGLFLVIIPFVILGNTLFPTCLRFSIWVLGKCVNKVRDYCDYLLKNTKEIGFHHLVSTRCSFCLVGTAFGFVVIQVVLFFVMEWNTKSLKGLNPYEKTIGVLFQSVNTRQAGETIVNLPAMSTVILIVITVIMYLPPYTSFPFVNDEEEQHQQQKRKRKIAKKLLSQLAYISIFVILICITERKSMKEDPLNFTPFNIVFEVISAYGNVGYTMGYNCKLRLKDGANCEDKWYGFVGRWSDAGKTILIVVMLFGRLKRYNMGWKFS